One Paenibacillus crassostreae DNA segment encodes these proteins:
- a CDS encoding glycosyltransferase family 2 protein, with protein MKLLSVVIPCYNSQEYMRVCIESLLPGSEEVELLIINDGSVDETAEIADDYARKFPTIVKVIHQKNGGHGEAVNAGIRNATGMFFKVVDSDDWVDIKAYEQVLRTLRGFVEENNPVDMIISNFVYEKEGTKYKKVMKYEDVLPENVIFSWDDTEYFGKGQYLMMHSIIYRTQLLRDCRLELPKHTFYVDNLYVYKPLAYVEKIYYLNVDFYRYFIGREDQSVNESVMIARIDQQVKVNKLMIEEVRHEEIGNAKLRRYLLHHLEIVTVISAILLIRSGTKGNLQKKKELLQYIKERDSVLYHQLRYGLLGNLIHLPGRFGRSISIGAYKVSQKIIGFN; from the coding sequence ATGAAATTATTATCAGTAGTCATTCCTTGCTATAATTCTCAAGAATATATGAGAGTTTGTATCGAGTCTCTCTTACCCGGAAGTGAAGAAGTCGAGCTTCTAATCATTAACGATGGGTCTGTTGATGAAACGGCGGAAATTGCCGATGATTATGCCAGAAAATTTCCGACGATCGTGAAAGTGATCCATCAGAAGAACGGTGGACATGGAGAAGCTGTGAATGCAGGCATTCGAAATGCAACCGGGATGTTCTTTAAGGTGGTTGATAGCGACGACTGGGTGGACATTAAAGCCTATGAACAAGTGCTACGAACTTTACGAGGCTTCGTCGAGGAGAACAACCCCGTTGACATGATTATCAGCAATTTTGTGTACGAGAAAGAAGGCACAAAGTACAAGAAAGTAATGAAGTATGAAGATGTTCTACCGGAGAATGTCATATTCAGTTGGGATGATACGGAGTATTTCGGCAAAGGTCAGTATCTAATGATGCATTCCATTATATATAGAACGCAGTTGTTGAGGGATTGCCGGTTAGAGCTTCCGAAGCACACATTCTATGTAGATAACTTATATGTATATAAACCGCTTGCGTATGTCGAGAAGATCTATTATCTGAACGTCGATTTCTATCGTTATTTTATCGGCAGAGAGGATCAGTCGGTGAACGAGAGCGTGATGATCGCTCGTATCGATCAACAAGTAAAAGTAAACAAGCTCATGATCGAGGAAGTACGGCACGAAGAGATCGGAAACGCTAAGCTGAGAAGGTACCTACTTCATCATTTGGAAATCGTCACCGTCATATCTGCGATTTTATTAATTCGCTCTGGAACCAAGGGAAATCTACAGAAGAAAAAAGAATTATTGCAATATATCAAAGAAAGAGACTCGGTATTGTATCATCAACTAAGATATGGCTTACTAGGAAATCTTATTCATCTACCGGGACGATTCGGTCGTAGCATTTCAATAGGTGCATACAAGGTATCACAAAAAATTATCGGATTTAATTAA
- the glf gene encoding UDP-galactopyranose mutase, which yields MYDYLIVGAGLFGAVFAYEAKQRGKRCLVIDKRDHIGGNVYTEEMEGINVHKYGAHIFHTNNKKIWDYVNRFADFNRYTNSPLANYQGEIYNLPFNMNTFQKLWGVVKPDEAKQIIENQKKAAGVTEPRNLEEQAISLVGTDIYEKLIKGYTEKQWGRSAKDLPSFIINRLPVRFTYDNNYFNDRYQGIPIGGYHAIIQNMLDGIDVRLNIDFFEDREQLTTSAKKVVFTGMIDQYYEFKYGVLEYRSLKFETKVMDTDNYQGNAVVNFTDAKTPYTRIIEHKHFEFGTQTKTVVTEEYPMEWKPGLEPYYPINDDKNNQIIKKYKELADKESNVIFGGRLASYKYYDMHQVIGEALTTVQNEFRS from the coding sequence ATGTATGATTACTTAATCGTGGGTGCAGGTTTGTTCGGAGCCGTATTCGCTTACGAGGCGAAACAAAGAGGCAAACGTTGTCTTGTTATCGACAAAAGAGACCATATCGGCGGCAACGTATATACCGAAGAGATGGAAGGGATCAACGTCCATAAATACGGCGCACATATCTTCCACACCAACAATAAGAAGATATGGGATTATGTAAACCGTTTTGCGGACTTTAACCGATATACGAACTCTCCGTTGGCGAATTATCAAGGAGAGATTTATAATTTGCCTTTCAACATGAATACCTTCCAGAAATTATGGGGGGTCGTCAAGCCCGATGAAGCGAAACAAATCATTGAGAACCAAAAGAAAGCCGCCGGGGTCACAGAGCCCAGAAATCTTGAGGAGCAGGCGATTTCATTGGTAGGTACCGATATTTATGAAAAACTGATCAAGGGCTACACCGAAAAGCAATGGGGAAGGTCCGCCAAGGATTTACCCAGTTTTATCATTAATCGTCTGCCGGTTAGATTTACCTATGACAATAATTATTTTAATGACCGGTATCAAGGCATACCGATCGGTGGTTACCATGCGATCATTCAGAACATGTTAGATGGCATTGATGTCAGATTGAACATTGATTTCTTTGAGGACCGCGAACAGCTCACGACATCGGCAAAAAAGGTTGTTTTCACAGGAATGATCGATCAATATTACGAATTCAAATACGGGGTCTTAGAATATAGGAGTTTGAAATTTGAAACCAAGGTTATGGATACAGATAACTACCAAGGGAATGCCGTTGTCAATTTTACGGACGCAAAAACGCCCTATACGCGAATCATCGAACATAAACACTTCGAGTTCGGCACCCAAACAAAGACGGTCGTAACTGAAGAGTACCCGATGGAATGGAAACCGGGACTTGAGCCTTATTACCCTATCAATGACGACAAAAACAACCAAATTATCAAGAAATATAAAGAGCTGGCCGACAAGGAATCAAATGTAATTTTCGGTGGCAGGTTAGCTTCGTATAAGTACTATGATATGCATCAAGTGATCGGAGAGGCGTTAACCACCGTCCAGAACGAGTTCAGATCGTAG
- a CDS encoding TetR/AcrR family transcriptional regulator, whose protein sequence is MKNNNDTKQKLIYTTREMIELQGIDALNMRDLGKKMNLSRSAVYRHFKGKEDLLAVIVGENFKLLNNNMRELIGNINDPRRLMNAILCTYYDYGITNKEYYKLMFQKQWDKELYPDLYNSAFIIFEVVENCLEKAGNIRKSPNQSTAIMFAFIHGLVELNAAEHSEAEKGLDNPINLIQSFLDLIFI, encoded by the coding sequence ATGAAAAATAATAATGACACAAAACAAAAGCTGATTTACACCACAAGAGAAATGATTGAGCTACAAGGAATTGATGCCCTTAATATGCGCGACTTGGGTAAAAAAATGAATTTATCCCGAAGTGCGGTGTACAGGCATTTTAAAGGCAAAGAGGATCTGCTGGCGGTTATCGTAGGTGAGAATTTTAAGCTGCTAAACAACAATATGCGCGAATTAATCGGTAACATAAATGATCCTCGAAGACTAATGAATGCCATTTTGTGCACTTATTATGATTATGGAATAACAAACAAAGAGTATTATAAATTGATGTTCCAAAAGCAATGGGATAAAGAGCTATATCCCGACCTTTACAATTCTGCCTTTATTATATTTGAGGTGGTAGAAAACTGTCTGGAAAAGGCGGGGAATATCCGCAAATCGCCGAATCAATCAACTGCAATCATGTTCGCATTTATTCACGGTTTGGTTGAATTAAATGCTGCCGAGCATTCCGAAGCTGAAAAGGGGTTAGATAATCCAATCAACCTTATCCAATCTTTTCTGGATCTGATTTTTATTTAG
- a CDS encoding glycoside hydrolase family 3 N-terminal domain-containing protein, whose protein sequence is MAGKRKKKFRIIMSSLLSILLIIGVGGNVALSYYSDVITAYFTKIDITTPEAKDARAHSEEVSQQITDEGLVLLQNNDNMLPITTNKKVNVFGWSFTAPVYLGSGSGAADASTAVTPRAGLEAAGFEVNEQLYNDYIATGIERPVSGIEGYDWTIPEPVASEFYTEERMKQATEFSDTAVIFLARAGGEGKDLPAVLDGPDTYDPNGSTMGPSGERFGNSDDLDPNKHYLELSNRELGMIDAVTKQFDKILLIVNGSNTFELEWVNDYSQIKSIVTVAGPGQTGFASLGKVLSGELNPSGKTVDLFATDVLDAPAMQNFGDFRYVIDNGDGSYSAAVDKNNVPLTYVNYAEGIFVGYRYYETAASEGAINYDEKVHFPFGHGLSYTTFAQEVVPNSLTWNETDISVDVKVTNTGSVDGKEVVQLYYSAPFTGQIEKSSIELAAFTKTDSLKPGESETVKLTFKVEDMASYDDNKVYSSTGSYVLEQGEYQLMLMKNSHDKIADAGSKTLAQVVYDSTGRSSDQQASVNQFDDLVTGQGSIEAYLSRANGFANMDVLNTSDTYTVNAAEGATEQVRGKVVDAAFVDYINSKRYDIPADEQENAPTTGVANGKMLSDYVGVDYNDESWNEMLDQLTVQELVSLGTLGGYRTLELASVGKPATVDYDGPAGISALLSKDPMSGVAFPSETMLAQTWNIELGEAMGDAVGAEAVAYNVSGWYAPGVNIHRSAFGGRNFEYYSEDGLLSGKFAAEVTKGYQSHGGFAYMKHFALNDQEINRVKGVLTWSNEQAIREIYLKGFEYAVKEGGAQGAMSGFNSIGNTWAGASPALLKEVLRNEWGFKGIVNTDFFINVSYPYMIADLAFRAGNDILLTGVAPFGVPEINADSNDTLWAMRDNAHNVLYTVANSNGMENGISTDMPQWVVITIIVDVLLALGIITGFYFIFRKRKPDAQEVA, encoded by the coding sequence ATGGCAGGAAAAAGAAAGAAAAAATTCCGTATTATTATGAGTTCATTGTTATCCATCTTACTAATCATCGGTGTTGGGGGTAATGTCGCACTGTCTTATTACTCTGATGTCATTACAGCGTATTTCACCAAGATCGACATCACGACACCGGAAGCGAAGGATGCTCGTGCGCATTCAGAAGAGGTGTCACAGCAGATCACGGATGAAGGACTTGTCCTTCTTCAGAACAATGACAACATGCTGCCGATAACGACAAACAAGAAAGTGAACGTGTTCGGATGGAGCTTTACGGCGCCTGTATACTTGGGGTCGGGATCCGGTGCGGCGGACGCATCGACGGCTGTAACGCCGAGAGCTGGCTTAGAAGCGGCTGGGTTCGAGGTGAACGAGCAGTTATATAATGATTACATCGCTACTGGAATCGAAAGACCGGTATCAGGAATCGAGGGATATGATTGGACGATTCCAGAACCTGTGGCGTCCGAGTTCTACACTGAGGAGAGAATGAAGCAGGCAACTGAGTTCTCGGATACCGCTGTTATCTTCCTTGCCCGTGCAGGTGGCGAAGGTAAAGACCTTCCGGCTGTATTAGACGGCCCTGACACCTATGATCCGAATGGAAGTACAATGGGTCCAAGCGGGGAACGATTCGGTAATTCGGACGATTTAGACCCGAACAAGCATTACCTGGAGTTAAGTAATCGTGAACTAGGTATGATCGATGCCGTTACGAAGCAATTCGACAAGATTCTACTGATTGTAAACGGATCAAATACATTCGAACTGGAATGGGTCAACGATTACAGCCAAATTAAGAGTATCGTGACGGTTGCAGGACCAGGTCAGACAGGATTCGCTTCGCTTGGTAAAGTATTGTCCGGTGAGCTTAATCCATCCGGAAAAACGGTTGATCTGTTTGCGACGGATGTTCTGGACGCACCGGCTATGCAGAACTTCGGGGATTTTAGATACGTCATCGACAACGGCGATGGTTCCTACTCTGCAGCTGTCGACAAAAATAATGTTCCACTAACGTATGTTAATTACGCCGAGGGGATTTTTGTAGGCTACCGTTATTATGAGACCGCTGCTTCTGAGGGCGCAATCAACTATGACGAGAAAGTTCACTTCCCATTCGGTCACGGTTTAAGCTATACAACGTTCGCACAAGAAGTGGTGCCGAACAGCTTGACTTGGAACGAAACTGATATCTCGGTCGACGTTAAAGTGACGAACACCGGCTCGGTTGACGGAAAGGAAGTCGTTCAGCTTTATTATTCCGCTCCATTCACTGGGCAAATTGAGAAGTCTTCCATTGAGCTTGCCGCATTCACAAAAACAGACTCGTTGAAACCGGGCGAATCGGAGACAGTGAAGCTTACGTTCAAGGTTGAAGATATGGCATCTTACGATGACAACAAAGTATACAGCAGCACAGGTTCTTATGTGCTTGAGCAAGGCGAATATCAGTTAATGCTTATGAAAAATTCACATGACAAAATTGCTGATGCTGGCTCCAAGACGCTGGCTCAGGTCGTATACGACTCCACCGGTCGCTCTAGCGATCAACAGGCATCCGTCAACCAATTTGACGATTTAGTAACTGGCCAAGGAAGTATTGAGGCTTACTTATCACGGGCAAACGGCTTTGCTAATATGGATGTCCTGAATACGAGTGATACCTATACGGTGAATGCTGCTGAGGGCGCGACGGAACAAGTAAGAGGTAAGGTTGTAGACGCTGCATTCGTGGATTACATCAACAGTAAGCGATATGACATTCCTGCCGACGAGCAGGAGAATGCGCCAACAACGGGTGTAGCTAACGGGAAGATGTTAAGCGACTACGTCGGCGTTGATTACAACGACGAGAGCTGGAATGAAATGCTTGACCAATTAACAGTGCAAGAACTCGTTTCGCTCGGAACATTAGGCGGCTATCGGACGCTTGAATTGGCATCCGTAGGTAAACCGGCTACAGTTGATTACGATGGACCTGCAGGCATCAGCGCGCTTCTGTCTAAGGATCCAATGTCAGGGGTTGCTTTCCCTTCAGAGACAATGCTTGCTCAAACTTGGAACATTGAGCTTGGAGAGGCAATGGGCGATGCGGTAGGAGCTGAGGCTGTAGCATATAATGTGAGCGGCTGGTATGCGCCAGGCGTTAACATCCACCGTTCCGCTTTCGGCGGTAGAAACTTCGAGTATTACTCTGAAGACGGTCTACTCTCAGGAAAGTTTGCTGCCGAAGTTACGAAGGGCTATCAAAGCCATGGCGGATTCGCCTACATGAAGCACTTTGCACTCAATGATCAAGAAATTAACCGAGTGAAGGGCGTTCTGACCTGGAGCAATGAGCAAGCGATCCGCGAAATCTACCTGAAAGGGTTCGAGTATGCGGTGAAAGAAGGCGGCGCTCAAGGAGCTATGTCTGGATTCAACAGTATCGGTAATACTTGGGCTGGCGCAAGCCCAGCTCTGCTGAAAGAAGTGCTTCGTAATGAGTGGGGCTTTAAAGGAATTGTAAATACAGACTTCTTTATTAACGTTTCTTATCCTTACATGATCGCTGATCTTGCTTTCCGGGCAGGGAATGATATTCTGCTTACTGGTGTTGCGCCGTTCGGCGTACCAGAAATCAACGCAGACAGCAATGATACATTATGGGCGATGAGAGACAATGCGCATAATGTACTGTACACCGTGGCCAACAGTAACGGTATGGAGAACGGGATCAGTACGGATATGCCTCAATGGGTTGTCATCACGATCATCGTTGACGTTCTTCTGGCACTAGGGATTATTACAGGCTTCTACTTTATCTTCCGGAAGCGTAAACCTGACGCACAAGAAGTGGCGTAA
- a CDS encoding beta-glucosidase, protein MKYNELINKMTLEEKASLMSGKDFWQTEDIQRFGINNIFLADGPHGIRKQAEAADHLGLNESLPATCFPTAATVANSWNQQLMETMGEYLGIEAVAQKVNVLLGPGINMKRSPLAGRNFEYFSEDPYLAGKMAAGMIRGIQSHGISACVKHFAVNNQEERRMVIDTIVDERTLREIYLTAFEIAIKEGNSKTVMSAYNMLNGVHTNENIHLMQEILREEWNYQGVVVTDWGGSNDRVAGLLAGNELEMPTTAGETDQEIIEAVKSGKIKEEVLDVSVDRLLDLIFTTEQVYSKPYKQEFDIEEHHRVAQKVAEESIVLLKNESHILPLKKGVKAAIIGDFAKNARYQGAGSSIVNPTKLDQTLDVLGESGFAIVGYEPGYERYGKQNRKKVEEACELAKKSEVILLYIGLDEATEAEGLDRPNAMIPQNQIHLLDALHRVNPNIIAILSCGSVVEMPWIDKVKGLLHAYLSGQAGAKAVLRILSGETNPSGKLAETYPLRYEDTPAYRYFPGKEVSVEYREGLFIGYRYYDTANINVRFPFGYGLSYTTFEYSDLEVGKDGVSFSITNTGNRDGSEIAQLYVGCQSGSIFRPNKELKGFVKVFLCEGEKKVVNIPFDDKTFRYFNVQTNKWEVEEADYSVMIGASITDIKLKEPLFVKGTGAPLPYEEEKLQTYYSGKINQVGIDEFEALIGRKVPVSTWDRTKLLGYNDTIAQCQYAKGGLARLAFRLLSFSYWLLKKIGKRELANLIMMSVYHMPFRGVARMTGGAINMPMLDGILMIVNGQFLKGVRHLVKERKKLARRTKGKK, encoded by the coding sequence ATGAAATACAATGAATTGATCAATAAAATGACGTTAGAGGAAAAGGCATCATTAATGTCAGGGAAGGATTTCTGGCAAACAGAAGATATTCAGCGCTTTGGCATTAACAACATTTTTCTTGCGGACGGACCGCATGGCATACGAAAACAAGCGGAAGCAGCAGACCATCTCGGTCTGAATGAGAGCCTTCCAGCGACATGTTTTCCGACAGCCGCTACGGTAGCCAATAGCTGGAATCAACAGCTGATGGAAACCATGGGGGAATATCTAGGAATTGAAGCTGTTGCTCAGAAGGTAAATGTGCTGCTGGGCCCCGGAATCAATATGAAGAGAAGCCCGCTAGCCGGCAGAAACTTCGAGTATTTCAGTGAAGATCCATACCTTGCTGGGAAAATGGCGGCAGGGATGATCCGCGGAATTCAGTCGCATGGTATATCTGCGTGTGTGAAGCATTTTGCCGTAAACAATCAGGAAGAAAGACGGATGGTGATTGATACCATCGTCGATGAAAGAACGCTACGGGAAATTTATCTCACGGCATTCGAAATTGCGATCAAAGAAGGAAATTCGAAGACGGTTATGTCCGCTTACAATATGTTGAACGGCGTCCATACCAATGAAAATATACATCTTATGCAGGAAATCCTGCGCGAAGAGTGGAATTATCAAGGCGTTGTCGTGACGGATTGGGGCGGAAGCAATGATCGTGTTGCAGGGCTGTTAGCTGGCAATGAACTTGAGATGCCAACAACGGCAGGGGAGACGGATCAGGAAATTATCGAGGCCGTCAAAAGTGGAAAGATCAAGGAAGAAGTGTTGGATGTAAGCGTAGATAGACTGCTTGACCTTATATTTACGACAGAACAAGTATACTCGAAGCCGTATAAACAAGAGTTCGATATTGAAGAACATCACCGCGTAGCGCAGAAGGTTGCGGAAGAATCTATTGTACTACTTAAGAATGAAAGTCATATTTTACCGCTGAAGAAAGGCGTTAAAGCTGCTATTATCGGCGATTTCGCCAAGAATGCGCGATATCAAGGCGCTGGTTCCTCGATCGTTAATCCGACCAAATTAGATCAAACGCTAGATGTGTTAGGGGAGTCAGGATTTGCCATCGTAGGTTACGAACCTGGTTATGAACGTTACGGTAAACAAAATAGGAAAAAAGTAGAGGAAGCATGCGAGCTGGCCAAAAAGTCCGAAGTGATTCTACTATATATAGGTTTAGACGAGGCGACTGAAGCGGAAGGATTAGATCGGCCCAATGCGATGATTCCTCAGAATCAAATACATTTGTTAGATGCCCTACACCGTGTGAATCCGAATATTATTGCGATCCTCTCCTGCGGATCAGTTGTCGAAATGCCTTGGATCGATAAAGTAAAAGGATTGCTGCATGCCTATTTGAGTGGCCAAGCAGGAGCGAAGGCAGTGCTTCGCATATTGTCCGGTGAGACGAATCCTTCGGGAAAACTGGCCGAGACGTACCCTCTTCGTTACGAAGATACACCTGCTTATCGGTATTTCCCGGGGAAGGAAGTCAGTGTAGAGTATCGGGAAGGGTTGTTTATTGGGTATCGCTATTATGACACCGCAAATATAAACGTTCGTTTTCCTTTCGGATATGGTCTTAGTTATACAACATTCGAATACTCCGATCTTGAGGTTGGTAAGGATGGTGTAAGCTTTTCCATAACGAATACGGGAAATAGGGATGGATCGGAAATTGCGCAACTGTACGTCGGATGCCAATCCGGTTCGATTTTTAGACCGAACAAGGAATTGAAGGGTTTTGTAAAGGTGTTCTTGTGTGAAGGCGAAAAGAAAGTTGTGAATATTCCTTTTGACGACAAAACGTTCCGTTATTTCAATGTGCAGACGAACAAGTGGGAAGTTGAAGAAGCAGACTATTCAGTGATGATCGGAGCATCCATCACGGACATTAAATTGAAAGAACCCTTGTTCGTGAAAGGGACGGGAGCACCGCTTCCTTATGAGGAGGAGAAACTGCAGACATATTATTCGGGAAAAATCAATCAGGTGGGCATAGATGAATTTGAAGCTTTGATCGGCCGTAAAGTGCCAGTATCCACTTGGGATCGTACGAAGTTGCTCGGGTACAACGATACGATAGCTCAATGCCAGTATGCAAAAGGTGGATTGGCAAGATTGGCCTTCCGGCTGCTTTCTTTTTCCTATTGGTTGTTGAAAAAAATCGGTAAGCGCGAACTGGCGAATCTGATTATGATGTCCGTCTATCATATGCCCTTCAGAGGTGTAGCTCGAATGACGGGCGGCGCTATCAATATGCCGATGCTGGATGGGATCCTAATGATTGTAAACGGACAATTCCTAAAGGGTGTACGTCATCTCGTTAAGGAAAGAAAGAAGCTGGCACGGAGAACCAAAGGTAAGAAGTAA
- a CDS encoding family 43 glycosylhydrolase translates to MHYNWIDSDSKVMPRGFVYEGTIVSNGDLWINGRSSDKDETNYTGNNHGSIVQVGDQWYVFYHRQTNRHHYSRQGLAEPIEIREDGTIPQVEMTSCGLNNGPLLGRGEYESHISIQMSIIWNREIRHYILLTKAPDCWIFDLFF, encoded by the coding sequence ATGCATTATAACTGGATTGATTCTGATTCAAAGGTAATGCCGCGTGGGTTTGTGTATGAAGGAACGATCGTAAGTAATGGAGACCTATGGATTAATGGCCGAAGCTCGGATAAAGATGAAACTAATTACACCGGGAACAATCATGGCAGCATTGTCCAGGTTGGAGATCAATGGTATGTGTTCTATCACAGGCAAACCAATCGCCATCATTACTCCAGACAGGGGCTAGCGGAACCAATCGAGATAAGAGAAGATGGGACGATTCCTCAGGTAGAGATGACCAGTTGTGGACTTAATAATGGCCCTTTATTAGGCAGAGGAGAGTATGAATCGCATATTTCCATACAGATGTCAATAATATGGAACCGGGAAATCAGGCACTATATTTTACTTACGAAGGCTCCGGATTGTTGGATTTTCGATCTTTTCTTTTAA
- a CDS encoding SDR family NAD(P)-dependent oxidoreductase, with protein MNLQKQTVIITGGNSGLGYECAKQIAKHEKNYHVVIACRNATKAKIAVDSLIQETNNINITSLELDLSSLESIRDFVSKYSQMDYPPLYALVCNAGVQFIDKTHYTKDGFEATFGVNHLGHFLLANRLLGQITQSGRIVLVSSGTHDPLKKTGMPAPAFVDPQMIAYPDQTNSNENMSLMGRRHYTTSKLCNLYFTYELANLINQQTETNITVNAFDPGMMPGTGLAQSYTPFMKFVWKYVLPALTLFYPNVNTVRQSGRALASLVTDSKHNQTTGKYFEGTKEIKSSELSYNHENRKQLWKASVELSKLNKTETIFEVGF; from the coding sequence ATGAATTTGCAGAAACAAACGGTTATCATTACAGGCGGGAACTCGGGATTGGGATATGAATGCGCTAAACAAATTGCTAAACATGAAAAAAATTATCATGTGGTGATAGCTTGCCGCAACGCAACTAAAGCCAAAATAGCAGTGGACTCGTTAATCCAAGAAACTAATAATATCAACATAACCTCCTTGGAGCTTGACCTTTCATCTTTGGAATCTATAAGAGATTTTGTAAGCAAGTATTCACAAATGGATTATCCGCCTTTATATGCACTTGTATGCAACGCAGGAGTACAGTTTATCGATAAAACGCATTATACAAAAGATGGGTTTGAAGCTACTTTTGGAGTCAATCATCTTGGGCATTTCCTCTTGGCCAATAGGTTGCTTGGACAAATCACTCAGTCAGGCAGAATCGTGTTAGTCAGCAGCGGAACTCATGATCCATTGAAAAAGACAGGAATGCCTGCACCAGCTTTTGTGGATCCTCAAATGATAGCCTACCCTGACCAAACGAACTCAAACGAAAATATGTCTTTAATGGGCAGACGCCACTACACGACTTCAAAGTTATGTAATTTATATTTCACCTACGAGTTGGCAAATCTTATAAATCAACAAACAGAAACAAATATTACAGTAAATGCTTTCGATCCGGGAATGATGCCAGGCACGGGACTTGCTCAAAGCTACACCCCATTTATGAAATTTGTTTGGAAGTACGTTCTACCTGCTTTAACGTTATTTTACCCGAATGTGAATACTGTACGTCAGTCCGGGAGAGCTTTGGCTTCTCTAGTAACTGATAGCAAGCATAATCAAACAACAGGGAAATATTTCGAAGGTACTAAAGAAATAAAATCCTCCGAACTCTCGTATAACCATGAGAATAGGAAACAGTTATGGAAGGCTAGTGTGGAGTTGTCGAAATTAAATAAAACGGAGACGATTTTTGAAGTAGGATTTTAA